One region of Acropora muricata isolate sample 2 chromosome 13, ASM3666990v1, whole genome shotgun sequence genomic DNA includes:
- the LOC136895267 gene encoding inactive tyrosine-protein kinase 7-like, with translation MCLVNNILFSFSENRKVLEEKRYVFNPGSTETVNCSIEETDFGQNFWWYDHTGKVKSGGRIKLNGLYLEIKSVQLDDAGKYECRGISNSRIYTIVVASFPVVDIYPRHQTVLQGQPTNITCTTKIIPRPGISWTFGNGELPPDSAIRNFCNQSILVLSKTSKRLEGWYTCKASNEAGDAFSNSTLHVLEKPTVTMSPNPHPSLIEGERLTLTCQANEDTKEILWTKDDVPVSSRADFDPIRNNSTLVIEKVLTSDSGKYSCKAVNKAGSASCTVDIRVTAFPVVDVYPREQTLLEGGPALMTCVAKGVPLPAISWTFGNGEPPPDATIRNFPDQSILKLSKTSKRMEGWYTCRANNEAGDAFANSTLHVLAKTTVQWYLIVGPLLAVTVLAFTVLYLWKRRIAGTHAILNP, from the exons ATGTGTTTGgttaacaatattttattttctttttcagaaaacAGAAAGGTGCTGGAAGAGAAACGCTATGTGTTTAACCCTGGAAGTACTGAGACCGTAAACTGTTCGATAGAAGAAACTGATTTTGGCCAGAACTTCTGGTGGTATGATCACACTGGTAAAGTCAAGTCAGGAGGTAGAATAAAGTTGAATGGCCTCTACTTGGAAATTAAAAGCGTTCAACTAGATGACGCAGGAAAATATGAATGTCGAGGAATATCAAACAGTCGTATCTACACCATTGTTGTTGCTT cttttccTGTGGTTGATATCTATCCAAGACACCAGACTGTTCTCCAGGGACAACCAACTAACATAACCTGCACCACCAAAATTATTCCCCGTCCAGGAATATCATGGACATTTGGCAATGGAGAGCTTCCTCCTGATTCTGCAATCAGGAATTTTTGTAACCAGTCCATTCTCGTATTGTCAAAGACATCAAAACGCCTGGAAGGATGGTACACTTGTAAGGCAAGCAACGAAGCTGGTGACGCGTTCTCAAACTCCACTCTTCACGTCTtag AAAAACCAACAGTAACGATGTCTCCAAATCCACATCCTTCTCTAATAGAAGGTGAACGACTTACACTGACTTGCCAAGCCAATGAAGATACTAAGGAAATACTATGGACAAAAGATGATGTTCCTGTGAGTTCAAGGGCAGACTTTGACCCGATTAGGAACAACAGCACTCTTGTTATTGAAAAAGTCCTGACTTCTGACAGTGGTAAATATTCCTGCAAGGCAGTCAACAAGGCAGGCTCTGCATCGTGCACTGTTGATATCAGAGTCACAG CCTTTCCTGTGGTTGATGTCTATCCAAGAGAGCAGACTCTTCTCGAGGGAGGACCAGCCTTAATGACCTGCGTTGCCAAAGGAGTCCCCCTTCCAGCAATATCATGGACATTTGGCAATGGAGAGCCTCCCCCTGATGCTACAATCAGGAATTTTCCTGACCAGTCCATTCTcaaattgtcaaagacatcaAAACGCATGGAAGGATGGTACACGTGTAGGGCAAACAACGAGGCTGGTGACGCGTTTGCAAACTCCACTCTCCACGTCTTAG ccaaGACAACTGTACAGTGGTACTTGATTGTTGGCCCATTGCTTGCTGTAACAGTATTAGCATTCACAGTCCTTTACCTATGGAAAAGACGAATCGCTG GAACTCATGCGATTTTGAATCCTTAG
- the LOC136895266 gene encoding uncharacterized protein: MNLVRAAMKDLGLIWNPKKCAVANFKGFCVAESTGLLMSDENVKIPTLEDVQQYKFLGVVKSLRLEERTVLRCAAREYLRRLSVIWLSPLSDYHRVIASNQFALPAMSYFLWTLHWPIPELRQVDRDARKIVTAGGGKHPCGTTTLLFLPRDKGGRDLRSVETECKETKAAVKLYQNRDPAMKMLRESEEQAESKGYQSMTKEAGKYAEEYSLQLQLKHPEPVCVTEEGEVVPGDKLKTLKVRFFDIIEDLGLIEASPPWYSPTKPRPVYEGAHAQAYWDVPVYGEY, encoded by the coding sequence ATGAATTTGGTGAGGGCAGCAATGAAGGATTTGGGGCTCATATGGAATCCCAAGAAATGTGCCGTAGCCAACTTCAAGGGGTTCTGCGTTGCTGAGAGTACTGGCCTACTGATGTCTGATGAGAATGTAAAGATACCAACACTCGAAGATGTTCAGCAGTACAAGTTCTTAGGTGTGGTCAAGAGTCTTAGGCTGGAAGAGAGGACAGTTTTGCGATGTGCTGCCAGAGAGTATTTGCGTAGGTTGTCTGTGATCTGGTTGAGCCCCCTCTCGGATTATCATCGCGTGATAGCATCTAATCAATTTGCTCTGCCAGCAATGTCTTACTTCTTGTGGACACTGCACTGGCCAATACCAGAATTGAGACAGGTTGATAGAGATGCCCGCAAAATCGTAACAGCGGGCGGAGGAAAGCATCCTTGTGGTACAACAACCCTGTTATTCCTGCCCCGCGATAAAGGAGGGAGAGACCTGCGTTCCGTTGAGACCGAGTGCAAGGAGACGAAGGCCGCAGTCAAGTTGTATCAGAACAGAGATCCAGCCATGAAGATGTTGAGAGAGTCTGAGGAGCAGGCGGAAAGTAAAGGATACCAGTCAATGACGAAGGAAGCGGGAAAGTATGCAGAAGAGTACAGTCTGCAGTTACAGCTTAAACATCCTGAGCCAGTCTGTGTCACCGAGGAAGGGGAAGTCGTACCCGGGGATAAGCTGAAGACTCTAAAGGTTCGGTTTTTTGACATCATAGAAGACCTGGGACTTATTGAAGCGTCgccaccgtggtattcaccAACTAAGCCACGGCCGGTATATGAGGGAGCGCATGCACAGGCatactgggacgtcccagtctACGGAGAGTACTAA